The Candidatus Glassbacteria bacterium genome contains a region encoding:
- a CDS encoding aminomethyl transferase family protein, whose product MAKRISALDATVRALGAEMGEWNDMAVAFAYPCDPHLEHDAIRQTVGMWDTSALTKIHVRGPDALAAVDYLVTRDMSRIPVGKAGYCPILKDDGHFCDDGYIYHIAEDHFLVVSSIGPARELLGEYARGRNLDVEGDDDTHVITVQGPKSVELLDAHAGANLRELVFCHHVNTTLLGKDMMISRTGYSGERGYEIYVGADQVVEVWQGLMEHGQPLGLRPISFGGLEMVHIESGLMAYGAEATEENTPWEVDFGWAVSRRKGDFRGKQALFELEGKEKVKLYGIIADHDDVVDHGAELSIAGEAVGHVTTPAYSRRLGKSLALVHLIPSTAVEGTALELKGPNVQCSAKAAPIPFVDPQRKQLHAM is encoded by the coding sequence ATGGCCAAACGGATTTCGGCGCTCGACGCCACGGTGCGCGCGCTCGGCGCGGAGATGGGAGAGTGGAACGACATGGCCGTGGCGTTCGCCTATCCGTGCGACCCGCACCTCGAGCACGACGCGATTCGCCAGACCGTCGGCATGTGGGATACCTCGGCATTGACCAAGATCCATGTCCGCGGACCGGACGCACTGGCCGCCGTCGACTACCTGGTCACCCGCGATATGTCCAGGATCCCCGTCGGCAAGGCGGGCTATTGCCCGATCCTGAAGGACGACGGCCACTTCTGCGACGACGGTTACATCTACCATATCGCCGAGGATCACTTCCTGGTGGTGAGCAGTATCGGTCCCGCCCGCGAGCTGCTGGGGGAATACGCCCGGGGCCGGAATCTCGACGTCGAAGGCGACGACGACACGCATGTGATCACCGTCCAGGGGCCGAAGTCCGTGGAACTGCTCGACGCCCATGCCGGCGCGAATCTCCGCGAACTGGTCTTCTGCCACCACGTCAACACCACCCTCCTCGGCAAGGACATGATGATCTCGCGCACCGGATATTCCGGCGAACGCGGGTATGAAATCTATGTCGGCGCCGACCAGGTCGTCGAGGTGTGGCAAGGGCTCATGGAACACGGTCAACCCCTCGGACTCAGGCCGATCTCGTTCGGCGGACTCGAGATGGTCCATATCGAGAGCGGGCTCATGGCCTACGGGGCGGAGGCGACCGAGGAGAATACGCCCTGGGAGGTCGACTTCGGTTGGGCGGTGTCGCGGCGCAAGGGGGACTTTCGCGGCAAGCAGGCCCTCTTCGAACTCGAGGGCAAGGAGAAGGTGAAGCTTTACGGCATCATCGCCGACCATGACGACGTGGTGGACCACGGCGCCGAACTCTCCATCGCCGGCGAGGCCGTCGGCCACGTCACCACGCCGGCCTATTCACGCCGTCTCGGAAAGTCCCTGGCCCTGGTCCACCTCATTCCCTCCACCGCCGTCGAGGGAACGGCGTTGGAGCTGAAAGGCCCGAACGTGCAGTGCAGCGCCAAGGCCGCCCCCATCCCCTTCGTCGACCCCCAACGAAAGCAGCTCCACGCCATGTAG
- a CDS encoding glycosyltransferase: protein MSEGKTIAFFPEACYGPALNSVGIAQACEKLGHRAVFLTDPGLSGVYSGYGFEEHAVNMSEPMSPEEMAKYWTDFIDGHIPNFGKTPYDQIDNYVKECWANIVNTSVWAEKDLPGVIDRVKPDLICIDNVILFPACKQYGVPWVRIISCSENEITDPDIPPHLSGCGENDHQAHKAYLDRFNEVIGPIHADFNEFLKECGEEAYPIGEFFEASPYLNLLLYPEPVRFKRRNPLDPKRFQYLEGCVRQDAPYEIPTFDRDNDGALIYLSFGSLGCGDTDLLNRIIEEMAKLPYRVLVNVGDYLDAYRDLPPNVHVQEWFPQPTVISKMDLVIHHGGNNTFTECLYFGVPAIIMPYVWDGHDNATRVQETGHGFKMHRSNWQPEELKARIETCLNDTAIQAKMAATSAYMHQSNGPERAAGLLDQLLKDHG, encoded by the coding sequence ATGAGTGAAGGCAAGACAATCGCATTTTTTCCGGAGGCTTGCTATGGACCGGCGCTGAACTCCGTCGGGATCGCCCAGGCGTGCGAGAAACTGGGGCACAGGGCGGTCTTTCTGACCGACCCGGGACTCTCCGGTGTTTACTCGGGCTATGGTTTCGAGGAACACGCGGTCAATATGTCCGAGCCGATGTCGCCCGAGGAGATGGCCAAGTACTGGACCGACTTCATCGACGGGCACATCCCGAATTTCGGCAAGACACCCTACGATCAGATCGACAACTACGTGAAGGAGTGCTGGGCCAATATCGTCAATACCTCGGTTTGGGCGGAGAAGGACCTCCCCGGTGTTATCGACCGGGTAAAGCCGGATCTGATATGCATAGACAACGTCATCCTTTTCCCCGCCTGCAAGCAGTACGGCGTTCCCTGGGTGCGGATCATCTCTTGCAGCGAGAATGAGATCACCGACCCGGATATACCGCCCCACCTCTCCGGTTGCGGCGAAAACGATCACCAGGCCCACAAAGCCTATTTGGATCGCTTCAACGAGGTGATCGGTCCAATTCACGCGGATTTCAATGAATTCCTGAAGGAATGCGGCGAAGAGGCCTATCCCATCGGTGAATTCTTCGAAGCCTCTCCCTACCTGAACCTGCTGCTCTATCCGGAGCCGGTGAGATTCAAACGGCGGAATCCCCTGGATCCGAAGCGTTTTCAATATCTGGAAGGCTGTGTGCGCCAGGACGCCCCCTACGAGATTCCGACGTTCGACCGCGACAACGACGGGGCGTTGATCTACCTCAGCTTCGGCAGCCTTGGATGCGGCGATACCGATCTGCTGAATCGAATCATCGAGGAGATGGCGAAGCTTCCATACCGCGTCCTGGTCAACGTCGGCGACTATCTCGATGCCTATCGGGATTTACCGCCCAACGTTCACGTGCAGGAGTGGTTTCCCCAGCCGACCGTGATTTCGAAAATGGATCTGGTGATCCATCACGGCGGCAACAACACCTTCACCGAATGCCTGTACTTCGGCGTCCCGGCGATCATCATGCCTTATGTCTGGGACGGCCATGACAATGCCACGCGGGTCCAGGAAACCGGCCACGGCTTCAAGATGCACCGCTCCAACTGGCAGCCGGAAGAGCTGAAGGCCAGGATCGAAACCTGCCTCAACGATACCGCCATCCAGGCCAAGATGGCGGCGACGTCCGCTTACATGCATCAATCCAATGGTCCGGAAAGGGCCGCCGGACTGCTCGATCAGTTGCTGAAGGATCACGGCTGA
- a CDS encoding cupin domain-containing protein has translation MAHRGLSSSAPHVAPAATVGDLTDFGDQPDMVEGQSHSSGILLWASDDKKSESGLWVCTPGTWRLSLPGDELCHFISGRATYTSDDGEVIEVTPGTVVHFLEGWSGRCVVHETIRNVYMLR, from the coding sequence ATGGCGCATCGCGGTCTCTCGTCATCGGCGCCGCACGTCGCCCCGGCGGCCACCGTCGGCGACCTGACGGACTTTGGCGATCAACCGGATATGGTTGAGGGTCAGTCACACTCCAGCGGCATATTGCTGTGGGCGAGCGACGATAAAAAATCCGAATCGGGGTTATGGGTGTGTACGCCCGGAACCTGGCGGTTGAGCCTGCCTGGCGATGAGCTGTGTCATTTCATCTCGGGCCGCGCGACCTATACCAGCGACGACGGCGAGGTCATCGAGGTCACCCCCGGCACCGTGGTTCATTTCCTCGAAGGGTGGAGCGGCCGGTGCGTGGTCCATGAAACCATTCGAAACGTCTACATGCTGCGCTAG
- a CDS encoding cupin domain-containing protein, whose protein sequence is MKTPVLKDPRTVAAEIDWGVIPTMIEGESHNSGILIHEGPDGESETGVWICTPGYWECHVTADEFCHFLEGRCTYTHESGDVIEIVPDTAAFFPKDWKGTCRVHETIRKVYMIR, encoded by the coding sequence ATGAAAACACCCGTGCTGAAAGACCCGCGTACCGTCGCCGCTGAAATCGACTGGGGCGTCATTCCGACGATGATCGAGGGCGAATCCCATAACTCCGGGATTCTGATCCATGAAGGTCCCGACGGCGAATCAGAGACCGGCGTGTGGATCTGCACGCCGGGTTACTGGGAGTGTCATGTGACGGCGGACGAGTTCTGTCATTTCCTCGAGGGACGCTGCACCTACACCCATGAATCCGGTGACGTCATCGAGATCGTACCGGATACGGCGGCCTTCTTTCCCAAGGACTGGAAAGGCACCTGCCGGGTTCACGAAACCATCCGCAAGGTCTATATGATCCGCTAG